A genomic segment from Amia ocellicauda isolate fAmiCal2 chromosome 13, fAmiCal2.hap1, whole genome shotgun sequence encodes:
- the rhoh gene encoding rho-related GTP-binding protein RhoH, with amino-acid sequence MALNSIKCVLVGDSAVGKTALLVRFTSETFPDCYTPTVYENTGVEVFMDGIQISLGLWDTAGNDTFKGIRPMSYQQADVVLLCYSVANHNSYVNVRHKWIDEVRDYLPSAPVLVVATQTDQREMGPHRANCITSAEGKKLAHDIRAKGYLECSSLSNRGVQQVFECAVRTAVNQAKKQSRRKLFDVNQCKIF; translated from the coding sequence atGGCGTTGAACTCCATCAAGTGCGTGCTGGTGGGTGACTCAGCGGTGGGGAAGACGGCCCTGTTGGTGCGCTTCACCTCCGAGACGTTCCCCGACTGCTACACGCCCACAGTGTACGAGAACACGGGTGTAGAGGTGTTCATGGACGGCATCCAGATCAGCCTGGGCCTGTGGGACACGGCTGGGAATGACACCTTCAAAGGCATCCGCCCCATGTCCTACCAGCAGGCCGACGTCGTGCTGCTTTGCTACTCGGTGGCCAACCACAACTCCTACGTGAACGTGCGCCACAAGTGGATTGACGAGGTCAGGGACTACCTCCCCAGTGCCCCGGTGCTGGTGGTGGCCACACAGACTGACCAGCGGGAGATGGGCCCGCACCGAGCCAACTGCATCACCTCCGCTGAGGGCAAGAAGCTCGCACACGACATCCGGGCCAAAGGCTACTTGGAATGTTCGTCTCTTAGCAATAGGGGGGTGCAGCAGGTGTTCGAATGTGCGGTCCGGACTGCCGTCAACCAAGCCAAGAAACAATCCAGGAGGAAGCTTTTCGACGTGAATCAgtgcaaaatattttaa